A section of the bacterium genome encodes:
- a CDS encoding ATP-binding protein, with the protein MIVRDIAEELRQSAAEYPVVTILGPRQSGKTTLARMTFPKKRYYSLEDPDVRMAAEADPRGFLGQMDEGGILDEVQRVPALLSYLQGIVDRSKKRGRFVLTGSHQPGLHEAISQSLAGRTAMLTLWPFSLRELRHYDPASDPFDLIHRGFFPRLHEEKLEPRRFFNGYLQTYVERDVRAMIQLRDLSQFQKFLTLLAGRIGQVVNLASLGNDVGVSGATIRNWLSVLLASYVVFELPPYFANVQKRVIKSPKIYFTEVGLAAFLLGIHTSEQASRDPLRGNLYENLVIADIVKSALNKGIRPEVYFFRDSRGNEVDLIVRENRRLTPVEIKSAATFSRDFVKGLDWFGALGVKRARSGVVLYNGEPSFDIQSVRVFNPLMVDDIWETLTASSEIGTH; encoded by the coding sequence ATGATCGTTCGGGACATCGCGGAAGAGTTGCGACAGTCGGCCGCGGAGTATCCGGTCGTTACGATTCTTGGGCCGCGCCAGTCCGGCAAGACGACCCTCGCCCGAATGACGTTTCCGAAAAAGCGCTATTATTCTCTCGAGGATCCCGACGTCCGTATGGCGGCCGAAGCCGATCCGCGCGGATTCCTTGGGCAGATGGACGAGGGCGGCATCCTGGACGAGGTGCAACGCGTTCCCGCCCTGCTGTCCTACCTCCAGGGTATCGTCGACCGCTCCAAAAAGCGCGGGCGATTCGTTCTGACCGGCAGCCATCAACCGGGGCTGCACGAGGCCATCAGCCAGTCTCTCGCGGGCCGAACGGCCATGTTGACGTTATGGCCATTTTCGCTGCGGGAGCTACGACATTATGATCCGGCGTCCGATCCGTTCGATTTGATTCATCGCGGATTTTTCCCGCGGCTGCACGAAGAGAAATTGGAACCGCGCCGGTTTTTCAACGGCTACTTGCAAACCTATGTCGAGCGGGACGTGCGCGCCATGATCCAGTTGCGCGATCTTTCGCAATTTCAGAAGTTCCTCACCCTGCTCGCCGGTCGGATCGGGCAGGTGGTCAACCTGGCCTCGCTCGGCAACGACGTCGGCGTATCCGGCGCGACGATCCGAAACTGGCTTTCCGTTCTTCTGGCGTCGTATGTGGTCTTTGAGTTGCCGCCCTACTTTGCAAACGTTCAGAAACGCGTGATCAAGTCGCCGAAGATTTACTTTACCGAAGTTGGTCTCGCCGCGTTTTTGCTTGGCATTCACACATCGGAACAGGCGTCGCGCGACCCCTTGCGCGGAAATCTGTACGAGAATCTCGTCATCGCGGACATCGTGAAAAGCGCGCTGAACAAGGGAATCCGGCCGGAGGTCTATTTCTTCCGCGACTCCCGCGGCAACGAGGTCGATCTCATCGTCAGAGAAAATCGCCGGCTGACACCGGTGGAGATCAAATCGGCCGCCACTTTTTCAAGGGATTTCGTCAAGGGGCTTGATTGGTTCGGAGCCCTTGGCGTCAAGCGCGCCCGATCCGGCGTGGTCCTTTACAACGGTGAGCCGTCGTTCGATATCCAAAGCGTTCGTGTGTTCAACCCGCTGATGGTCGATGACATCTGGGAAACGCTGACGGCGTCGTCCGAAATCGGAACGCACTGA